AGTGGCCATAAAATGTTTTCTCTAACCCATTTTCAAACTGGGGTTGTGCCCCAAAAGCCGGCATGATCCATAGCTAAGACAGAAGTGAACAACAACGATTAAgtcagaagaaagaaaaaatccTAGGATAATATATTTGACAGTTCCCAGGCATGAGTATTTTCTGAAGGAGAGATTTCAAGGGGCTCTAAAAATCCAGTCAGATTCTTGCCGTAGGTCTAAGGCCAGAGGTTATCAACCCAGTCCTCTAAACACAACCAGCcaatcagtttttcaggatacacacaatgaatatgcatgagataaatgtgcaaGCACTAGGGGGGTATCTGAcctgcagcggtagggggggccagagccgaggtgagggggcacattttagcccccccccggcgccgctgccgCCATCATCATCATCGCCCACCCCCTGCCGCCATCATcatcgccgacacccccccgccgccgctgctgccaaccctcttgacccccccgccTGCTCGCCTGCCCGCTCGCTgtcgcctacctgggctggcggggaccccatcccccaccagccgaagtcttcttcctttctttcaggtttctgagtctgacgtgcaggatgtcagactcagaaacctgaaaggaaggaagaagacttcggctggcgggagatGGGGTCCCTGCCACcccaggtaggcgacggcgagcgCGCGGGCAGGcgagcgggcgggggggggggtccagggccaaatctatgggggtcctggcccccgtggcctcatAGCAGCGACACCCCCGGCAAGCACTACCTGGATTGTATGCAAATGTTTCTCATGTGTATTCAACTACTGCAGAAAAGACAAAGAACAGTGTAAAGCTGAGGGTATATTTCTGGAATGATTCCGTAGTGGAAACCTGATGGTGTTGAGCTGATGGACCTCTGACAGTAAAGATGCAGGTTTGCATGCCTTGTGGAGGGCAATCTTCAAAAGCAATTTACTCAGGCTgcctatagaaatcaaacaaaataaaacatggaaaagaaaataagacatttgcttatttccgatctgacaaagaagggcaaccttcgaaagctaatcaagaaatgtattaagttatgtccaataaaaaaggtatcatcttattttcttttccatgttttattttgtttgatttctattgataaccttaagagtggactaacacgtctaccacactcctctactcaggcTGCCTGAAATCTGCTCCCCCTTTTCCTGGTTAAAAGTGTGTACAGCATCTACAAACATTCATATTTGTAATCACACTAGGAGGAGATGTTTATGGGAGAGTGTTTAAGTTGGGGAGGAAAGTGCATGTAGAAACCTTGTGCACATTATTTTCAATGCATAAGGATCCGCAGGAAAAACAGGTGCAAATGTCTGTATATGCTttgtcccccgtccccccccAGCAATAAAGTACCTATAGGCTCTGCAGTAAAGCGggcactttgaaaattgccttcataATATACATCATGCTTTTGAATGGAAAAAGAGCTTGAGATACTTACAATGATGTTACACAAGATGAGGAAGACTGATATTTCTTTCAGAGCCCGCCTCTTCCAGTTTAATTGAGAATAGTTCTGGAGATAGGCTTGGGAAGCCCTCCTGAAGTTCTGCAAAGATTCGCGCCGTACCTCTAGCACTGAAATTCTTCTTGGAGAGGGGTCTACCTTGTCCTCGAATGTTTTTCCTTCAGTCTCTATTACGCTCTGTCTATCtgactccttgtgactttggccaACAGGAGGCTCAGTTCTCTCTTTATGTTGAAAGCACTGAATTGGACATGAGTTTAGTTTTGCTGGGTTTGTAGGGGCTGCATTTCCACATTGTGCTGGAGGTGTCCTACGAAGCCCCTCAATGATGAAGATGTTTTGTGCAATGTGTTCCAAGATGATGATCACCGAGTAGGATAGATTCAGACTGCTCAATTGTGTTCTAAGGTCCGTGGCCACACAGGCTACAATGGAGTAATAAGATATAGCAAATGGGCCTAGTGAAGCTCCCAACAGCAAGACTACATCCAGGCTTCTGGTTGGATTTTTGTGTGTGTCCACCTCCCTCTCTTCCAGGCTGTGGATGATAGTCCCTGACACACAGCAGAGGGTCATAACTGGCAAAAGTGTGACCCAATAGCTGTAGTACAAAATAAAGGACTGTTTAGTGAGCTCTGAGGTTGTAGCCTGGATCTGGTATATGATGAATATGGAGAACCCAATGAAAAGAGCAAACGAACCCAACAGTGGTCCGAAGACCACTCCATGGAGCTTAAGCTTGGGTGGAGCATGAGTACCACGAAGAGAGATCCGCCTCCCCACGTTTTTCCACATGACATAGAGCATGGAGCAGCAGATCAGGCAGTATTCAAGATAAAATGGATACAGAGTGACATAGCCCATCTTAAAGACTGGGCAGATGGCTGTATCTGAGCATCTGCAGGTGGTGTTTTTGTCTATGACAGATGAAGAAGATAAAGACACTGGTTGGCAGAGCAGGATTTCACAAGATGCACATGAAAATGCTAACGTAATTCTCACAACAGTACATCACTTGAAGCTTATACCATAATGCTGTTAACCAATCAACTGGCTTCACTGACAAACTTTCCATGCTTTCTCTTTCTGTGTATATGGTAGGCTGGTGTATATTATTTCTTTCTACTATGATAAATTAGTGTGGCTGCTGTGTTATTCTACTTGAATGCATGAAGATTATTAAATAAACACatagggggtcgatattcagtcaGCATCGctaagcattttgctgaccatcaCCAACGTTATACTGTAAATTCAAGGCTGAGTCATGTgaaggcaccagcattgaatttgtaGGTTTACAGAGCCAGCAAAagaatagccagttaagtgcaatattcagctctt
This is a stretch of genomic DNA from Microcaecilia unicolor chromosome 6, aMicUni1.1, whole genome shotgun sequence. It encodes these proteins:
- the OTOP3 gene encoding proton channel OTOP3, with the protein product MADEEAGRRRRPSQDTERSMSTEAQKIRYEKSWLSRKCSSHIMRDRQAQKSGQLFSGLLAMNVVFLGTALISSSIFNKKAITYWHVQIFLSILMVFASCWMLYYQIVTSRKPHAVLYKDLHAGAFWLRGSLLIFGACSILLHVFKIGYEATSTDCIEPMEMIFPALEILFISIQTSLLLFFCKDCTQVQHTVTRYGLTLTLATDLLLWVLVVGNDSVKKELEAQLSGVKRSLSGNKNTTCRCSDTAICPVFKMGYVTLYPFYLEYCLICCSMLYVMWKNVGRRISLRGTHAPPKLKLHGVVFGPLLGSFALFIGFSIFIIYQIQATTSELTKQSFILYYSYWVTLLPVMTLCCVSGTIIHSLEEREVDTHKNPTRSLDVVLLLGASLGPFAISYYSIVACVATDLRTQLSSLNLSYSVIIILEHIAQNIFIIEGLHRQSVIETEGKTFEDKVDPSPRRISVLEVRRESLQNFRRASQAYLQNYSQLNWKRRALKEISVFLILCNIILWIMPAFGAQPQFENGLEKTFYGHSTWFTILNFGLPLGIFYRMHAVGGLLEIYLTA